Sequence from the Amaranthus tricolor cultivar Red isolate AtriRed21 chromosome 1, ASM2621246v1, whole genome shotgun sequence genome:
tttaggATCAAAGTCTTTTTATTGCAGTCGTAgtagttttttttgttagtttgATTTTCCATGCATTGTTCTGTGTTCATAGTTGCATTGTGTATATCACTATGTTGGcttgcaatatttttattttttttgtattttgtttttggttATGGATTTAGTTTTGTTGTATATGTATTGACGGTTAGGGTTTATGGGTTTTTGGTGAGATTCATGggaaaaattttctaaattatgaattttgtaGCCAAATTACATTTGATCATCAACTGCTATTGTTGGATTGTTTCATGGGTTTTTGATGAGATTCAAGTTtatgttcttcttcttcttcttcatcaatgactTTGTAAACGTTCATCTATTTATGTATTAACCCGGACTATCAATCACTTGCTGTAACAGATTCTGATTTCATTTTGATCACTCTGCATGTTTTGTTGAAAAAGAATCCATTTAGGCAACTTTTACATGTTAGGATTTTGGGAATCTTCATATTGTTGATAGAGTTTATATATGGATATTTTTGGCTTGCTTATGGGATGTTCtgggtcttttgttttcattGTTGGTCATTTTCGAGTCGATGATCTCACTAGCCGAAACCTCCTTATCTCCTCTACTTAGGGTATGGTTTCTTGTCGTCCAACCCTTCCTAGACCCAGAACATAACTTTTATGAACTGAATGTATtcagaatgatgatgatgtttagTAATGTTAAAACGTGTCGGTTTCATGATGGAAAACCAGCTTAAATGTTCTTGTTTAATTCATGGGTATAGGTTAGAAGTCTCCAAGGTGGACTTCAAGGATCCTGGCATCCTGGTGAAATCATTTCTAGTGATATCGGATCCCACCACGTGAAATATTCTAATATTCTTGCAAGTGAAACCATAGAAGTTTGTTCAACCGATAAAAGCGCTACCACACATAAGCGAGGAAGGATAAGACCAAGCCCTTCATTTTTTGAACTGGAAGAACAAGATCAGCATTATGGTGTTTGTGTTGATTGTTACTACAATGAGGCTTGGTGGGAAGGTGTGGTTTTTGACTATGAACATGGTTCAAGTGAAAGGTGTATATTCTTTCCTGATTCAGGGAATACATTGATGAGCAATGTTAAGAACCTAAGGTTAACCCATGATTGGGACAAGGATACAGGAGAGTGGACTCCTCGAGGGAATTGGTATTTTCTACAGATCATGGAGGAGTACAAGAGGGATCATAAGTTTATACCCATCTCTGTAAAGCAAATATGGTATGATATGAATGGAAAAAAAGGATTCAGTGAGATTGGGGAATGGCCATTTCCTGTCCAGTCTTTGTGCCGTAAGCTGGTAGAACAGGTTATGAATGAAAGTATGAGACTAACCGTAGATGCATTAATGATGTATGAAGATTTCTTAATAGAGAATGCAAATAGTCTTGCAGTGGTCGGAGAAATGTGCGAGAATAATGAGTTGACAGTAACTGATTTGGTGGATTCTCGATCCACGAATAATCAAGTAGCGCCTACACAACCAGATTTTCCATCAATGATATGTTCAGatccgaaagagtttgattcgaGCAAACTACCTGAAAGTGAGCTTGTGTTTAGTAATAATTTTAGATTGAATCAGAAAAAACAGGAGAGACAAAGTAATAAAAGCTTCCAGATTGTTCAAAGTGAATTGAGTCTCAAACCCGAGCTTTGCCAAAAAGCTATTTATGATTATCTTCAGGCAGAAAGGGTGACGAGTAATTTGACTAACAGCTTCAGGCATCATCTCCTTGCTTTGGGATATGTAATCGAGAAATGTGATAAGAATAACAGTATTCGTTATAAGTCTCCAAGTGGAAGAACATTTTACAATCTACGTCAGTGTGCGAAATTTGAGAAGAAATCAATAGAGAATTCTTTGTTAGCAGATCAAGACATCTGGACTAGAAATGCACAACCAGTTAAGGTGGAAAAAACCGATGCAACGCGTAATACTAAAACAAAGAGAAAATGGGTAGAGAACTGCTCTCCTGAAGATGTCGAGGATGGCATGATTTCTTCATATACTAATCCAGAAGAACCCAAAAAACTAAAGGTGGCAAACATCAGTGAAGTTTCTGATGAAACAATAGAGACAAATGTTGTGAACTTGGGTGTTGAATCAAAATATTGCCCTGAAGCAATATCTCAGTATGTGAATTCAAGTAAAGATGAAAACACGAAGAGCCCGAGTGAATTGCAGGATGAAGCTAGGGGGCATTTGTTGGCTACTGGATGGAAATTATGGGCAAAAATAAGGAAAGGAGTGCATGAATGGCGCTATGGTTCCCCTATGACTAAAAAGACATATTATTCACTGAAGTCAGTTTGTAAGGCTATTGTAGAAGGTGTGGAGATGTATGGTCAGGAGCTCTCAGGCAGTGAAATTTCGTGTTCTAGAGATGATCTGAATGGGTTTTTCTTACCAAGAAGATGCTCTAATAAACCCTCTCGGACTCTTTGGAACTTTAAATTCGCGAAGCGCCAAAAGAACTTAAAGGGTAATGTAGATTCTCTACCTTCGCCGGTTAATGAACAGGAACAAGGAGACGGAGATAATGGGTTGACAAAGTGTCATTCTAAGCGAAGGGAGAGTAAAGTAAGTATCAGTTCTCGAGTGCTGCGATCTAGTAAAAGAACTCAGGCAGCTCCCGCGTGTACATCTCAGGCCCCTCGCACTGTACTTTCATGGCTGATTGACAAAAATGCGGTGTTGGCGAGGGAAAAAGTGCTATACTACAGGCATGGGGAAGATAAGCCTGCAGCTGAAGGACGAATTACTGGTTCCGGGATAATTTGCAGTTGTTGCACCAATATTTACACTCTAAGTGGCTTCACAGCTCATGCTGGTTGCAATTCTCATCAACCAGCTACAAACCTATATTTTTGTCGAGATAGGAAATTTTTGTTTCAGCGTCAGTTGGATTTGATGCGAGAAAAAGTCCGGAACTTCACTAGAAAACCACTGGAAAGAGCTTGTATGAAAAGGCACAAAACCTGGAATGATGTATGTTCAGTTTGCTGTGATGGAGGTGAATTAATTCTTTGTGATCGATGTCCATCGGCGTTCCATGAAAAATGCCTTAAATTGCAGGTTGGTtccccttcttccttctccatCTCAAATAATTATTGTCTTTGGGTTTTgcataatttattatttggttGTTATCTTCCTTGTTGGTCTCTTGTTTCGCTAGGCCAAAGATTTATACTTCCTTGGTTTCAGATTAATAATGAACTATATTAAAATGATTCGttacttcttatttatgtgaaaatgTAGATGATGTTTGCTTCCAAGTTtcaatcagaaacaacctctttgctATCACTAACAtgggtaaggttgcgtatatTCGACCCTCAAACCtcgcctaggtgggagccacatATTtacattggggtaatggaacGTTGTTTTGATCTTATTCTTCGTTGTTTTTTTCAGAACATTCCTGAAGGTGATTGGTTCTGTCCTTCATGTCGTTGTGGAATTTGCAGTGAAAGCTATTCTGATAACACAAAATATTCCACCGAGAAAAACATCCTATCTTGTCATCAATGCGAGCGACAATGTAGGTTTTTCTACTGTAATTCGTGTATGTACTTGAAATCTATGGGTTCTAATATGTTTAGTGTACACCGTGCAGATCATGCTCATTGCGTAAGAAATAGAAATATGGTTGAGCCTGATGCTGATCCCACCGAAAATTGGTTTTGCTGTAAAATGTGTGAAAAGGTACTTGCCTTGTTTCTTTATTTCTTGTTGAC
This genomic interval carries:
- the LOC130815738 gene encoding uncharacterized protein LOC130815738; the protein is MADSNPNKRRRRLFPQKLLVIGSKVEVRSLQGGLQGSWHPGEIISSDIGSHHVKYSNILASETIEVCSTDKSATTHKRGRIRPSPSFFELEEQDQHYGVCVDCYYNEAWWEGVVFDYEHGSSERCIFFPDSGNTLMSNVKNLRLTHDWDKDTGEWTPRGNWYFLQIMEEYKRDHKFIPISVKQIWYDMNGKKGFSEIGEWPFPVQSLCRKLVEQVMNESMRLTVDALMMYEDFLIENANSLAVVGEMCENNELTVTDLVDSRSTNNQVAPTQPDFPSMICSDPKEFDSSKLPESELVFSNNFRLNQKKQERQSNKSFQIVQSELSLKPELCQKAIYDYLQAERVTSNLTNSFRHHLLALGYVIEKCDKNNSIRYKSPSGRTFYNLRQCAKFEKKSIENSLLADQDIWTRNAQPVKVEKTDATRNTKTKRKWVENCSPEDVEDGMISSYTNPEEPKKLKVANISEVSDETIETNVVNLGVESKYCPEAISQYVNSSKDENTKSPSELQDEARGHLLATGWKLWAKIRKGVHEWRYGSPMTKKTYYSLKSVCKAIVEGVEMYGQELSGSEISCSRDDLNGFFLPRRCSNKPSRTLWNFKFAKRQKNLKGNVDSLPSPVNEQEQGDGDNGLTKCHSKRRESKVSISSRVLRSSKRTQAAPACTSQAPRTVLSWLIDKNAVLAREKVLYYRHGEDKPAAEGRITGSGIICSCCTNIYTLSGFTAHAGCNSHQPATNLYFCRDRKFLFQRQLDLMREKVRNFTRKPLERACMKRHKTWNDVCSVCCDGGELILCDRCPSAFHEKCLKLQMMFASKFQSETTSLLSLTWNIPEGDWFCPSCRCGICSESYSDNTKYSTEKNILSCHQCERQCRFFYCNSCMYLKSMGSNMFSVHRADHAHCVRNRNMVEPDADPTENWFCCKMCEKVHWGLQQILGKPFLVGQNGLTWTLVKPMDYLVDDNDDCDVVAMVENFSKLNVALEVMHECFEPVKDPQTKRDLVEDVIFCRGLNYKGFYTVLLERDDELITVAILRVYGDKVAEVPLVATRFKHRRLGMCRLVMQEIEKNLINLGVKSLVLPAAASALNTWTTAFGFTPITKSERSEFLSYNFLDFHDAVICQKSLRKVVSPLPQLPSNAVGRAAAQWNIKKKRITPESEGGSDIYESYQDDLLEGSETKDD